The following proteins are co-located in the Massilia litorea genome:
- a CDS encoding Gfo/Idh/MocA family protein: MVDTVRWGILGTGKIARAFATALQDVPGAVLAGVASRSIDKAEAFAAEFRAAAFGSYEALAEADGIDLVYVATPHPQHAGNAMLALGAGKGVLVEKPFTMNRFEAGQVVALARSRRLFLMEAMWTRFMPALAQVKRLIAAGEIGSVHQVVADFGFTATFGPEHRVFNPALGGGALLDLGIYPLSIAASLLGPVREVKAQAEMGPTGVDVQTAFTMKHEGGGMSVCSCSFQARTPGELTVSGSRGHIRMNTMFHRARSITVALEDGSVRTIDTPYLGNGYVHEAIEAQRCWRAGLVESPGMTHDETLALMEVMDEIRRQIGLRYAADDAG; encoded by the coding sequence ATGGTGGACACGGTTCGTTGGGGGATCCTCGGCACCGGCAAGATCGCGCGTGCGTTCGCGACCGCGCTGCAGGATGTCCCGGGCGCGGTCCTGGCCGGCGTCGCCTCGCGCAGTATCGACAAGGCCGAGGCCTTCGCCGCGGAATTCCGCGCCGCCGCCTTCGGCTCCTACGAGGCGCTTGCCGAGGCAGACGGCATCGACCTGGTCTACGTCGCCACACCCCACCCGCAGCACGCCGGGAATGCGATGCTGGCGCTGGGCGCCGGCAAGGGTGTACTGGTCGAAAAACCGTTCACGATGAACCGGTTTGAGGCCGGGCAGGTCGTCGCGCTCGCGCGTTCCAGACGCCTGTTCCTGATGGAGGCGATGTGGACCCGCTTCATGCCGGCCCTGGCGCAAGTAAAACGCCTGATCGCGGCGGGCGAGATCGGTTCCGTGCACCAGGTCGTCGCCGACTTCGGGTTTACCGCCACCTTCGGCCCCGAGCACCGCGTCTTCAATCCGGCGCTGGGTGGCGGCGCGCTGCTCGACCTCGGCATCTATCCGCTGTCGATCGCCGCCAGCCTGCTCGGTCCCGTGCGCGAGGTCAAGGCGCAGGCCGAGATGGGACCGACCGGCGTCGACGTGCAGACCGCGTTCACCATGAAGCACGAGGGCGGCGGCATGTCGGTCTGCAGCTGTTCCTTCCAGGCGCGCACGCCGGGCGAGCTGACGGTCTCGGGATCGCGCGGGCACATCCGCATGAACACCATGTTCCACCGCGCGCGTTCGATTACCGTGGCGCTGGAAGACGGCAGCGTGCGCACGATCGACACGCCCTATCTCGGCAATGGCTATGTGCACGAAGCGATCGAGGCGCAGCGCTGCTGGCGCGCGGGCCTTGTCGAAAGCCCCGGCATGACGCACGACGAAACGCTGGCGCTGATGGAAGTGATGGACGAAATCCGGCGCCAGATCGGGCTGCGCTACGCAGCCGACGACGCCGGCTAG
- a CDS encoding DUF3025 domain-containing protein, with the protein MSALPSELAQIDWARPWYDAVRPAWEALRLEGEEFAGAFNRHAALLALRNHRDLPISFVPQESLPEGTAYEEFISATGKVPTRDNLHDFFNGLVWQTFPLIKRELNALQAAQIAAAGGNKARGPARDAATIFDENAALLVVRASSEGRALVDELRAHCWDAALFEKRAMFGPDAQLWLFGHALMEKLVAPRKAITAHVRIVFAPDAWFSFDAAGQRAWIDDTVAQLLRAEGLTTSSFTPLPVLGVPGWWPEQDQAFYLDTTVFRPKRAA; encoded by the coding sequence GTGTCCGCTTTGCCGTCCGAACTTGCCCAGATCGACTGGGCGCGGCCGTGGTACGACGCCGTGCGTCCCGCCTGGGAAGCCCTGCGTCTCGAGGGCGAGGAGTTCGCCGGCGCTTTTAATCGCCACGCCGCCCTGCTGGCGCTGCGCAACCACCGGGATTTGCCGATCAGTTTCGTGCCCCAGGAGTCGCTGCCCGAGGGGACGGCGTACGAAGAGTTCATCAGCGCCACGGGGAAGGTGCCGACGCGCGACAACCTGCACGACTTTTTCAATGGCCTGGTGTGGCAGACTTTTCCGCTCATAAAACGCGAGCTGAACGCCCTGCAGGCGGCGCAGATCGCGGCGGCCGGCGGCAATAAGGCACGTGGTCCGGCGCGCGACGCCGCCACCATTTTTGATGAGAACGCGGCACTGCTGGTGGTGCGCGCATCGAGCGAGGGGCGGGCGCTGGTCGACGAACTGCGCGCGCACTGCTGGGACGCTGCGCTGTTCGAAAAGCGCGCCATGTTCGGCCCTGACGCCCAGCTGTGGCTGTTCGGCCACGCGTTGATGGAAAAGCTGGTCGCTCCGCGCAAGGCGATCACGGCGCATGTGCGCATCGTGTTCGCGCCCGATGCCTGGTTCAGCTTTGACGCCGCCGGCCAACGCGCCTGGATCGACGACACGGTGGCGCAGCTACTGCGCGCGGAAGGGCTGACTACCTCCAGCTTTACGCCGCTGCCGGTGCTGGGCGTACCGGGTTGGTGGCCGGAGCAGGACCAGGCCTTTTATCTCGACACGACCGTATTCCGCCCAAAACGGGCGGCGTAA
- the pyrC gene encoding dihydroorotase produces MSTIETPNSITITRPDDWHLHLRDGAALASVLPHTARQFARAIVMPNLKPPVTTTVAAAAYRERILAALPEGMSFEPLMTLYLTNNTDPDEIRRAMDSGFIHAVKLYPAGATTNSDAGVTDLRNCYKVLEVMQEVGMPLLVHGEVTDHDIDLFDREAVFIERVMRPLRRDLPALSIVFEHITTKDAAQYVAEAEGPIAATITAHHLLYNRNEIFRGGIRPHYYCLPVLKREEHRLALVTAATSGDERFFLGTDSAPHAIGAKESSCGCAGCYTALHAMELYTQAFADAGALDKLEAFASFNGPAFYGLPRNEGTVTLTRESWTLPATVPMGDNALVPLNAGERIDWKML; encoded by the coding sequence ATGTCCACCATCGAGACCCCCAACTCCATCACCATCACCCGTCCAGACGACTGGCACCTGCACCTGCGCGACGGCGCGGCGCTGGCCAGCGTGCTGCCGCATACGGCGCGCCAGTTCGCGCGCGCGATCGTGATGCCGAACCTGAAGCCGCCGGTCACCACGACGGTCGCCGCCGCCGCCTACCGCGAGCGCATCCTGGCGGCGCTGCCGGAAGGGATGAGCTTTGAACCGCTGATGACGCTGTACCTGACCAACAATACCGATCCGGACGAGATCCGGCGCGCGATGGACAGCGGTTTTATTCATGCGGTCAAGCTGTACCCAGCCGGCGCCACGACGAATTCGGATGCCGGCGTGACCGACCTGCGCAACTGCTATAAAGTCCTCGAAGTCATGCAGGAAGTCGGCATGCCGCTGCTGGTGCATGGCGAAGTCACCGACCACGACATCGACCTGTTCGACCGCGAGGCCGTCTTCATCGAGCGCGTGATGCGTCCGCTGCGCCGCGACCTGCCGGCGCTGTCGATCGTCTTCGAGCACATCACGACCAAGGATGCGGCGCAATATGTGGCCGAAGCCGAAGGCCCGATCGCCGCGACCATCACCGCGCACCACCTGCTCTACAACCGCAACGAGATCTTCCGCGGCGGGATTCGTCCGCACTATTACTGCCTGCCGGTGCTCAAGCGCGAGGAACACCGCCTGGCGCTGGTGACGGCCGCCACCAGCGGCGACGAGCGCTTCTTCCTCGGCACCGATTCGGCGCCGCACGCGATCGGCGCGAAAGAGTCGAGCTGCGGCTGCGCCGGCTGCTACACGGCCTTGCACGCGATGGAGCTCTACACGCAGGCCTTTGCCGACGCCGGTGCGCTCGACAAGCTCGAAGCCTTCGCCAGCTTCAACGGCCCGGCCTTCTACGGCCTGCCACGTAATGAAGGCACCGTCACCCTGACGCGCGAATCGTGGACGCTGCCGGCCACCGTGCCGATGGGGGACAACGCACTGGTGCCGCTGAACGCCGGTGAGCGCATCGACTGGAAGATGCTGTAA
- a CDS encoding amino acid ABC transporter ATP-binding protein has protein sequence MIEIDRVSKWYGEVQVLADCSTQVARGDVVVVCGPSGSGKSTLIKTVNGLEPVQQGLIRVDGVTVTDRKTDLPQLRAKIGMVFQNFELFPHLSVRDNLTLAQIKVLGRTKGEATERGLRYLDRVGLLAHQDKFPAQLSGGQQQRVAIARALAMDPVAMLFDEPTSALDPEMIGEVLDVMVGLAQDGMTMMVVTHEMGFARKVADRIVFMDHGRIVEDSQADAFFSAPRSERAREFLAKIIH, from the coding sequence ATGATTGAAATCGACAGGGTCAGCAAATGGTATGGCGAGGTCCAGGTGCTCGCCGATTGCAGCACGCAGGTGGCCCGGGGCGACGTCGTCGTGGTCTGCGGGCCGTCCGGTTCCGGCAAGTCGACCCTGATCAAGACCGTCAACGGCCTGGAACCGGTGCAGCAGGGCCTCATTCGGGTCGACGGCGTGACGGTCACGGACCGCAAGACCGACCTGCCGCAGCTGCGAGCGAAGATCGGCATGGTGTTCCAGAACTTCGAATTGTTCCCGCACCTGTCGGTGCGCGACAACCTGACGCTGGCGCAGATAAAAGTGCTGGGACGGACGAAAGGGGAGGCGACCGAACGCGGTTTGCGCTACCTGGACCGCGTCGGCCTGCTGGCGCACCAGGACAAGTTCCCGGCCCAGTTATCGGGCGGCCAGCAGCAGCGCGTGGCAATCGCACGGGCGCTGGCGATGGACCCGGTGGCGATGCTCTTCGACGAACCGACCTCCGCGCTCGACCCGGAAATGATCGGCGAGGTGCTCGACGTGATGGTGGGTCTGGCCCAGGACGGCATGACGATGATGGTCGTAACCCACGAAATGGGCTTTGCGCGCAAGGTGGCGGACCGGATCGTCTTCATGGACCACGGCCGCATCGTCGAGGACAGTCAGGCGGACGCCTTCTTCAGCGCGCCGCGCTCGGAGCGGGCGCGGGAATTTTTGGCGAAAATTATCCACTGA
- a CDS encoding dicarboxylate/amino acid:cation symporter produces MNNRNRLTTYILIGLVLGVVVGYFVNANTADPKGFADTMALVTTLFLRLIKMIIAPLVFSTLVVGIAKMGDAKEVGRIGVKALGWFVIASILSLSLGLVLVNLFRPGDAMALSGHLPAIGTKTDIVTSGLTLKEFITHLVPSSIVDGMAKNEILQIVVFSIFFGTAAAAVGARATPLIDAVDGVAHIMLKVTGYVMNFAPIAVFAAVAGIVAKSGLGVLQTYGIFMAEFYLGIVLLWVILILIGMAFLGPRVLRLIGLLKEPTLLAFSTASSEAAFPKTLEGLERFGVKNRLAAFVLPIGYSFNLDGSMMYCTFAAVFIAQAYGIDLPLSTQITMMLVLMLTSKGMAGVPRASLVVIAATLAQFNIPEAGLLLLLGIDHFLDMARSATNVIGNGIATAVVAKWEGDLEEMVPQKDVATAPLR; encoded by the coding sequence ATGAACAATCGAAACCGTCTCACCACTTATATCCTGATCGGCCTCGTGCTGGGCGTCGTCGTCGGCTACTTCGTCAACGCGAACACCGCCGACCCGAAAGGCTTCGCCGACACGATGGCGCTGGTGACGACCCTGTTCCTGCGCCTGATTAAGATGATCATCGCGCCGCTGGTCTTCTCGACCCTGGTGGTCGGCATCGCCAAGATGGGCGACGCCAAGGAAGTCGGCCGTATCGGCGTCAAGGCGCTGGGCTGGTTCGTGATCGCCTCGATCCTCTCGCTGTCGCTGGGCCTGGTCCTGGTGAACCTGTTCCGTCCGGGCGACGCGATGGCGCTCTCGGGCCACCTGCCGGCAATCGGCACCAAGACCGACATCGTCACTTCGGGCCTGACCCTCAAGGAATTCATCACCCACCTGGTGCCGTCCTCGATCGTCGACGGCATGGCCAAGAACGAGATCCTGCAAATCGTCGTGTTCTCGATCTTCTTCGGCACGGCCGCCGCCGCCGTCGGCGCGCGCGCCACGCCGCTGATCGACGCGGTCGACGGCGTCGCCCACATCATGCTGAAAGTGACCGGCTATGTGATGAACTTCGCGCCGATCGCCGTGTTCGCGGCGGTGGCCGGCATCGTCGCCAAGAGCGGCCTGGGCGTGCTGCAGACCTACGGCATCTTCATGGCCGAGTTCTACCTCGGTATCGTGCTGCTGTGGGTGATCCTGATCCTGATCGGCATGGCCTTCCTCGGCCCGCGCGTGCTGCGCCTGATCGGCCTGCTGAAGGAGCCGACCCTGCTGGCCTTCTCGACCGCCTCGTCGGAAGCGGCCTTCCCGAAAACCCTGGAGGGCCTGGAGCGCTTCGGCGTCAAGAACCGCCTGGCCGCCTTCGTGCTGCCGATCGGTTACTCGTTCAACCTGGACGGCTCGATGATGTACTGCACCTTCGCCGCCGTCTTCATCGCCCAGGCCTACGGCATCGACCTGCCGCTGTCGACCCAGATCACGATGATGCTGGTGCTGATGCTGACCTCGAAGGGCATGGCCGGCGTGCCGCGCGCCTCGCTGGTCGTGATCGCCGCCACGCTGGCCCAGTTCAACATCCCGGAAGCCGGCCTCCTGCTCCTGCTGGGCATCGACCACTTCCTCGACATGGCGCGCTCGGCGACCAACGTCATCGGCAACGGCATCGCTACCGCCGTCGTCGCGAAATGGGAAGGCGACCTCGAGGAAATGGTGCCGCAGAAGGATGTCGCCACCGCTCCGCTGCGCTGA
- a CDS encoding metal-dependent hydrolase family protein, which produces MKQLAAAGLLLALNGAQGATQTVDCGRLLDVKSGTWRERVSIVIENGAIQSVGPMAQAADHIDLSGKSCLPGLIDMHVHLTSETQPAVDAYRDRLTADPADMAYRSVKYAERTLLAGFTTVRDLGAEQALNVSLKRAIAAGSIPGPRMFTAGKAIATTGGHADPTNNLSHFLGEAIGTPGPVEGVIDSPEQGRQAVRARYKEGADLIKITATGGVLSQAANGQNSQYTEDELRAIVSTAKDYGFRVAAHAHGAEGIKRALRAGVDSIEHGTLMDDESLALFRKTGGWYVPTISAGRYVADKAKDPNYYSALVRPKAAAIGPQLQATFARAHKAGVKIAFGTDAGVFPHGENAKEFGYMVEAGMTPLEAIRAATVHAATLLDQAQRLGRVEPGFAADIVAVDGDPLRDVKLLEQVKFVMKDGVVYKKL; this is translated from the coding sequence ATGAAACAGCTGGCCGCGGCAGGATTGCTGCTTGCACTGAACGGCGCCCAGGGCGCCACGCAGACGGTCGATTGCGGCCGTCTGCTCGACGTAAAAAGCGGCACCTGGCGCGAGCGCGTCAGCATCGTGATCGAGAACGGCGCCATTCAATCGGTCGGCCCGATGGCGCAAGCGGCGGACCATATCGATTTGTCCGGCAAATCCTGCCTGCCGGGGCTGATCGACATGCACGTCCATCTCACTAGCGAGACCCAGCCGGCCGTCGACGCCTACCGCGACCGTCTCACCGCCGACCCGGCCGACATGGCCTACCGCTCGGTGAAATACGCCGAGCGCACGCTGCTGGCCGGTTTCACCACGGTGCGCGACCTCGGCGCCGAGCAGGCGCTGAACGTGTCGCTGAAGCGCGCGATCGCGGCCGGATCGATTCCCGGACCGCGCATGTTCACGGCCGGGAAAGCGATTGCCACCACAGGCGGCCATGCCGACCCGACCAACAACCTGTCGCACTTCCTGGGCGAGGCCATCGGTACGCCAGGACCCGTCGAAGGCGTGATCGACAGCCCCGAACAGGGCCGGCAAGCCGTGCGTGCCCGCTACAAGGAAGGCGCGGACCTGATCAAGATTACCGCCACCGGCGGCGTGCTGAGCCAGGCGGCGAATGGCCAGAATTCGCAGTACACCGAGGACGAGCTGCGCGCCATCGTCAGCACCGCGAAAGACTACGGTTTCCGGGTTGCCGCGCACGCGCACGGCGCCGAAGGCATCAAACGCGCCTTGCGCGCCGGCGTCGACTCGATCGAGCACGGCACGCTGATGGATGACGAGAGCCTGGCCCTGTTCAGGAAGACCGGCGGCTGGTACGTTCCCACCATTTCGGCCGGACGCTATGTCGCGGACAAGGCGAAGGACCCGAATTATTACTCGGCCCTGGTGCGCCCAAAGGCCGCCGCGATCGGCCCGCAGCTGCAGGCGACGTTCGCGCGCGCGCACAAGGCCGGCGTGAAAATCGCCTTTGGTACCGATGCCGGCGTCTTCCCCCACGGAGAGAACGCCAAGGAATTCGGCTACATGGTGGAAGCGGGCATGACGCCGCTCGAGGCGATCCGCGCCGCCACCGTGCACGCCGCCACCCTGCTCGACCAGGCGCAGCGCCTCGGCCGCGTCGAGCCGGGCTTCGCAGCCGACATCGTCGCGGTCGACGGCGATCCGCTGCGTGACGTCAAGCTGCTCGAACAAGTGAAATTCGTGATGAAGGACGGCGTCGTCTACAAGAAGCTGTAA
- a CDS encoding type II asparaginase produces MLFRQTARSAAALFGFLFCLAFAAQAQTASVKLPNVTILATGGTIAGTGATSTTTVGYTAATVGVQALIQAVPEMTKIANVSGEQVFQIASENMGNEHWLTLAKRVNTLLAQSNVDGIVITHGTDTLEETAYFLNLVVKSRKPVVLVGSMRPSTAMSADGPANLYNAVLLAGAPDAVGRGVLVVLNDQINGARDVTKTNTTSLDTFKTPELGMLGYIVGGKPFFYRASARKHTVETEFDVMNLSALPQVEIAYAHANVGPVAIEALVASGAKGLVHAGVGDGSLPAKVRPALSSARKKGVLIVRSSRVGQGIVARNGEANDDELDFVAGDNLSPQKARILLMLALTRTTNTRDIQRMFYTY; encoded by the coding sequence ATGCTGTTCCGTCAAACCGCCCGCTCGGCCGCCGCGCTGTTCGGATTCCTGTTCTGCCTTGCATTCGCGGCGCAGGCCCAGACCGCTTCCGTCAAACTGCCGAACGTGACCATCCTCGCCACCGGCGGCACCATCGCCGGCACCGGCGCCACCAGCACCACCACCGTCGGCTACACGGCGGCGACCGTCGGCGTGCAGGCGCTGATCCAGGCCGTGCCCGAGATGACGAAGATCGCCAACGTCAGCGGCGAGCAGGTGTTCCAGATCGCCAGCGAAAACATGGGCAACGAGCACTGGCTGACCCTGGCCAAGCGCGTCAACACCTTGTTGGCCCAATCGAATGTGGACGGCATCGTCATCACCCACGGCACCGACACGCTGGAAGAGACGGCATACTTCCTGAACCTGGTGGTCAAGAGCAGGAAGCCCGTGGTGCTGGTGGGCTCGATGCGTCCATCGACCGCCATGTCGGCCGACGGCCCGGCCAACCTGTACAACGCGGTGCTGCTGGCCGGCGCGCCGGACGCCGTGGGACGCGGCGTGCTGGTCGTCCTGAACGACCAGATCAACGGCGCACGCGACGTCACCAAGACGAACACGACCTCCCTCGATACGTTCAAGACGCCGGAGCTGGGCATGCTCGGCTACATCGTCGGCGGCAAGCCCTTCTTCTATCGGGCGTCGGCCCGCAAGCACACGGTCGAGACCGAATTCGACGTGATGAATTTGTCGGCGCTGCCGCAAGTGGAGATCGCCTACGCGCATGCGAACGTGGGGCCGGTGGCGATCGAGGCGCTGGTGGCTTCGGGCGCCAAGGGGCTGGTGCATGCGGGCGTGGGCGACGGCTCGCTGCCGGCGAAGGTGCGTCCGGCATTGTCGAGCGCGCGCAAAAAGGGCGTGCTCATCGTGCGTTCGTCGCGGGTCGGCCAGGGCATCGTGGCGAGGAATGGCGAGGCGAACGATGACGAGCTCGATTTCGTGGCGGGGGATAACCTGTCGCCGCAGAAGGCGCGCATCCTGCTGATGCTGGCCTTGACCAGGACGACCAATACGCGCGATATCCAGCGGATGTTTTATACGTATTGA
- a CDS encoding ABCB family ABC transporter ATP-binding protein/permease encodes MRRHSTNPPPPPDAKGRQRSDWATLKTLFPYLWVYKWRVIAALGALIGAKMANVGVPLVLKKLIDQLAIDPAHPQALLVLPLGALVAYGLLRLSTTVFTELREFLFARVTQRAVRTIALKVFRHLHALSLRFHLNRQTGGMTRDIERGTRGVNSLISYSLFNVLPTLVEITLVLGYLVINYDKWFSIITAVALATYITFTVVVTEWRTHFRRTMNDLDSKANTKAIDSLINYETVKYFGNEDYEAKRYDQGLQSYENAAVRSQTSLSVLNTGQSLIIATAVTLILWRATEGVIAGTMSLGDLVLVNSFMIQLYIPLNFLGVIYREIKQALADMERLFGLLDQNREVADTPGAQPLVARGARVEFSHVEFSYETKRQILFDVDFAIPAGTTTAVVGHSGSGKSTLSRLLFRFYDVNRGAISIDGQDIRNITQASLRAAIGIVPQDTVLFNDTIEYNIAYGRPGASKEDIVAAARAASIHDFIESLPDGYATMVGERGLKLSGGEKQRVAIARTLLKNPAILIFDEATSALDSKSEQAIQAQLKEIAKHRTTLVIAHRLSTIADAQQIIVLDHGKIVERGTHQSLLAARGLYAQMWERQLARPDEELASSPLELQGE; translated from the coding sequence ATGCGACGCCATTCCACGAATCCCCCTCCGCCTCCAGACGCGAAAGGCCGACAGCGCAGCGACTGGGCGACCCTGAAAACCCTGTTCCCCTACCTGTGGGTCTATAAATGGCGCGTGATCGCCGCCCTCGGCGCGTTGATCGGCGCGAAAATGGCCAACGTCGGTGTGCCGCTGGTGCTGAAAAAGCTCATCGACCAACTCGCGATCGATCCTGCCCATCCGCAGGCACTGCTCGTTCTGCCGCTGGGCGCGCTGGTCGCCTACGGCCTGTTGCGCCTGTCGACCACGGTGTTTACGGAACTGCGCGAATTCCTGTTCGCGCGCGTGACGCAGCGCGCGGTGCGCACGATTGCCTTAAAAGTGTTCCGCCACCTGCACGCGCTGTCGCTGCGTTTTCATTTGAACCGCCAGACCGGCGGCATGACGCGAGACATTGAACGCGGCACGCGCGGCGTGAATTCGCTGATCTCGTATTCGCTCTTCAACGTGCTGCCGACCCTGGTCGAGATCACGCTGGTGCTGGGCTACCTGGTCATCAACTACGACAAGTGGTTCAGCATCATCACCGCCGTCGCGCTGGCGACCTACATCACCTTTACGGTCGTGGTCACCGAATGGCGCACCCACTTCCGGCGCACGATGAACGACCTCGATTCGAAGGCGAACACCAAGGCGATCGATTCGCTGATCAACTACGAAACGGTGAAATACTTCGGCAACGAGGATTACGAGGCCAAGCGCTACGACCAGGGTTTACAAAGCTACGAGAACGCCGCGGTGCGCTCGCAGACCTCCCTGTCCGTGCTGAACACGGGGCAGTCGCTGATCATCGCCACCGCCGTCACCCTGATCCTGTGGCGCGCGACCGAGGGCGTGATCGCCGGCACGATGTCGCTGGGCGACCTGGTGCTGGTGAACTCGTTCATGATCCAGCTGTACATCCCGCTGAATTTTTTGGGCGTGATCTACCGCGAGATCAAGCAGGCGTTGGCCGACATGGAGCGTTTATTCGGCCTGCTCGACCAGAACCGCGAAGTGGCCGATACGCCGGGCGCGCAGCCACTGGTCGCGCGCGGCGCACGTGTCGAGTTCTCGCACGTCGAATTCAGCTACGAGACCAAGCGGCAAATCCTGTTCGACGTCGACTTCGCCATCCCCGCAGGGACCACGACCGCCGTGGTCGGCCACAGCGGCTCGGGCAAATCGACGCTGTCGCGCCTGCTGTTCCGCTTCTACGACGTGAACCGCGGCGCGATCAGCATCGACGGCCAGGACATCCGCAACATCACGCAAGCCTCGCTGCGTGCGGCGATCGGCATCGTGCCGCAGGATACGGTGCTGTTCAACGACACGATCGAATACAACATCGCCTATGGTCGGCCGGGCGCAAGCAAGGAAGACATCGTCGCCGCGGCGCGTGCCGCATCGATCCACGATTTCATCGAGAGCCTGCCGGACGGCTATGCAACGATGGTCGGCGAGCGTGGCCTGAAACTGTCGGGCGGGGAGAAGCAGCGGGTGGCGATTGCACGGACCTTGCTGAAGAATCCGGCCATTTTGATTTTCGACGAGGCGACGTCGGCGCTCGATTCGAAGTCGGAGCAGGCGATCCAGGCGCAGTTAAAAGAGATCGCGAAGCACCGCACCACGCTGGTGATCGCGCACAGGTTGTCGACGATCGCGGACGCGCAGCAGATCATCGTGCTCGATCATGGGAAGATCGTCGAGCGCGGCACGCATCAGAGCTTGCTCGCGGCGCGCGGTTTATACGCGCAGATGTGGGAGCGGCAGCTGGCGCGGCCGGATGAGGAATTGGCGAGTTCGCCTTTGGAGTTGCAGGGGGAGTGA
- a CDS encoding acyl-CoA thioesterase: MTTPENTAPVHTNRLPEGKMPQLRVMPGPPDANVYGDVFGGWIMAQVDIAGSLPATRRANGRVATIAVNSFLFKNPVFVGDLLSFYADIVKVGNTSITVYVEVYAERNRLQSNIVKVTEATLTYVATGPDRKPRQLPPIESLISHP; encoded by the coding sequence ATGACCACGCCAGAAAACACCGCTCCTGTCCATACCAACCGCCTGCCGGAAGGAAAGATGCCGCAGCTGCGTGTGATGCCGGGCCCGCCCGACGCGAACGTGTATGGCGACGTCTTCGGCGGCTGGATCATGGCGCAGGTCGACATCGCCGGTTCGCTGCCGGCCACGCGCCGCGCCAACGGCCGCGTCGCGACGATTGCCGTCAACTCCTTCCTGTTCAAGAACCCGGTGTTCGTCGGCGACCTGCTGTCGTTTTACGCCGACATCGTCAAGGTAGGCAACACCTCGATCACGGTCTATGTCGAGGTCTATGCCGAGCGCAACCGCCTGCAGTCGAACATCGTCAAGGTGACCGAGGCGACGCTGACCTATGTCGCCACCGGCCCCGACCGCAAGCCGCGCCAGCTGCCGCCGATCGAGTCGCTGATCTCGCATCCATAA